A segment of the Candidatus Afararchaeum irisae genome:
TCATAAATAAAGGTCTTGTCCCAAGATAGAGTTTCGAGACGCCGACAAACGAGGGCGGTAGCTTCATCTGTCTTGCTCCGCGATTAATCCCTAATGGAAGACGACATACTCGAAGACGAGCCATGGGAATCTGACTCTGGCTCTGACAGTAATCCCAACCCCAACTCGGACACCGACGTCCCGACCGGCTCCTCGACGATACCCGAGGGCGACTATCCCTCACCACCGAGCGAGTTGCCGTCGGATTCGGAGGCGACTGTCGGACACATACTCGCAAGCGAGAGGATCATAGTCGGCGACACCGAGAACAAGATCAACATCTACGTCGACATAGACAGACGTGACGAGATACGTCTCGGCGACTACGTCCAGATACCCTACAGCGTCGGTGACGGATCGGAGAAGTACCTCTTCGCAGTCGTCTCGTCTCTGAGATACGAACCCTACACTCAGGTCAACGACAAGTCACAGTCGTACGCCGAGGTCAGCCTCGGTGACGAGGTCGACGAGAGGGAGTTCGTCTTGGTCGCAGAGACGAAGCCCCTCTCGATAGTCGAATCCGAGGGGGACGGTGACGGATACCGACGTAAGCCCGTCGATCAGATTCCGAAGCCCAACACGCCGTCGTCTCTCGCGCGCGATGAGGACGTCCTCCGAACGGGTCTCAACGTCCCCGGTGACGGCATATTCGCGGGGTACATGGCTGTCGGAGGACGTAGGATAGAGGTCGACGGCGAGCCGCTTGCCTACTACCTCGAAAATCCGGGTATCGATCCGTCGGGCGAGGTCGAAGAGGGCGAGCCCGCAGTCTTCCGGCATATGCTCGTCGCGGGTTCGACGGGAAAGGGTAAGACGCATTTCACGAAGAACATCCTGCGTCAGCTTTCGTCGGAGAAAAGGTATCCCATAGACGAGTACGGTAGCGGTGAGACACTCCGTATGCGCCTCAACACCGTCGTGATAGACCCCGAGGGCGAGTACGTCGAGATGTCGGAGGACAATCCCGAACTCCCCGAAGACGACGAGAGACGTCTCCGGAGACGCGGCGTCAAGACGGGTGGGATAGACGACCTTGAGGTCTTCGTCCCGACCGTTGCAGGAGCCCCCGCGCCCTCGGCTCCCTCGTACCGCGAGTTCACGGTGCCTTTCGGAATAGTCGACGACGTGCCCGAACTCCTGATGCCGTTCGACCCGTCGCCCGTGACGCGCCGTGCTATCTCCGACTGTCTCAACGCCTACTTCTCAACCGCGGACGATCCGACATACGAGGGATTTACCGACTACATGGAGACAAACGACTCGTCGGAGGTCAACGCTGTAAAGGAGGCAAACAGCATAGCCGACGCGACGTGGGACGCCGTCATGAGACGCGTCGTCGACAACGGCGTCTACCACCGTGTCTTCGACAACGGAACCGCCCCCCTCACGGAGATCACCGACGACGTCTTCGACGAGGGACAGACGACAGTGATACCCACGAGCCACATAAGAGGAGCGGTTGAGGATCTCGTCGTCCTGTCTTTGCTCGCTCTCGTGATAGAGAACAAGATATCCGAACACGACGTCGACGACGAGATAAAGAACACGCCTATCTTCGTAGCCACAGACGAGGCACACAACTACTTCGCCGAGGCGGACACCACGAGAGGACGTTACGTCGTCGAGAAGGCACGCGCCGCAGTCAAGCAGGGAAGAAAGGATCTACTCGGACTCGGTATGATCACACAGAACCCCGAGGACATAGACGACGAGATACTCAAACAGATAAACACGAATATCTTCATGGGTCTCAGGGACGAGGTCGTCGAGAGAGTGCCGTCTATACCCTCACAGTTCAGGTCGGAGATACCGACATTCGGAAAGGGCGAGGCGGTCGTAAAGGCTCCCGACGTCGAGGCTGTCGAGGTCGAGGGTCTGAGATACTGCATGACCAAACACGGGAACTAGTCGAGTATCTCCCCGACTGCTTCGATGAACTTCCGGTTGTTTTCGGGTGTCGATGTCGTGACCCTCATGTAGCCGTCTCCGAGACGGTCTTCGTCGAGTGGCTTGACGAGTATCTTCTTCTCCGCGAGCTTCTCGGCGACCTCGAGAGCCGAGACGGATCTCGGAGAGAAGTCGGCGAGGAAGAAGTAGGTCTCATACTGAAGGACAAAAGAACGTGAATATGAATTTTCCTATAAGTCGGATACCGGGAATAACACGGGTACGTATCCGACGTTTTCCGAGAAGACGGTATTCAATCTTATCTATTTTTGTCCTCCAGTATCAGTCGGATAGGTCTCGACACCCATCTCGGACAGGCTCTCAGAGAGGTCACGTGTCCACGACCTCAGCCTGTCCGCCCTGTCGTAGATCTTCTGTTTGTTCCTCAGCGACGCGACTGCCGCCGCCTCTCCGGCACGTGAGAGAGGATACGCGTCGTTGTTGGCGTTGGCGTTGAGTTCGTCGGCAATCGCTTCGGGAGCGACTACGTATCCGACACGGAATCCGGCTAAGCTGTGTGCCTTCGAGAAGGTACG
Coding sequences within it:
- a CDS encoding ATP-binding protein, giving the protein MEDDILEDEPWESDSGSDSNPNPNSDTDVPTGSSTIPEGDYPSPPSELPSDSEATVGHILASERIIVGDTENKINIYVDIDRRDEIRLGDYVQIPYSVGDGSEKYLFAVVSSLRYEPYTQVNDKSQSYAEVSLGDEVDEREFVLVAETKPLSIVESEGDGDGYRRKPVDQIPKPNTPSSLARDEDVLRTGLNVPGDGIFAGYMAVGGRRIEVDGEPLAYYLENPGIDPSGEVEEGEPAVFRHMLVAGSTGKGKTHFTKNILRQLSSEKRYPIDEYGSGETLRMRLNTVVIDPEGEYVEMSEDNPELPEDDERRLRRRGVKTGGIDDLEVFVPTVAGAPAPSAPSYREFTVPFGIVDDVPELLMPFDPSPVTRRAISDCLNAYFSTADDPTYEGFTDYMETNDSSEVNAVKEANSIADATWDAVMRRVVDNGVYHRVFDNGTAPLTEITDDVFDEGQTTVIPTSHIRGAVEDLVVLSLLALVIENKISEHDVDDEIKNTPIFVATDEAHNYFAEADTTRGRYVVEKARAAVKQGRKDLLGLGMITQNPEDIDDEILKQINTNIFMGLRDEVVERVPSIPSQFRSEIPTFGKGEAVVKAPDVEAVEVEGLRYCMTKHGN